Within Acidimicrobiales bacterium, the genomic segment CAGGGCCCACAATCGCAGGGAGGAGCTCGGCGACCCGACCGCTCATGCCGAGATTCTCGCCCTGAGGGAGGCCGCGGCGCGGATCGGGTCCTGGCGCCTCGACGGGGCGACGGTCGCCGTGACCCTCGAACCGTGTCCGATGTGCGCAGGGGCTCTGGTCGCTGCCAGGGTGGCCCGAGTCGTCTACGGTGCCCCCGACCCGAAGGCGGGCGCGCTCGGCTCGCTTTACAACCTCGCCGCGGACCCGAGGTTGAACCACTCGTTCGAGCTCCGATGGGGAGTCGAGGAGGCGGCCTGCTCTGCACTGTTGTCGTCTTTCTTCGAAAGTCTCAGGCGCACCGAACGCGGAGGCGCGACATGCGGTTCAGGGGGCTGATCGGACACGACCCTGCCGAGGTGGAGGGGGCGAGGATATCTGGGGACCTCGTACGTCGAGTCTGGCGATTCGCCCGTCCGTACAGGACGATGATCTTCGCCTTCGTGGGCACAATCGTGGCCTCCAGCCTGCTGCAGCTGGTGCCTCCGCTCCTGTTCCGGGAGATCATCGACCGGGCGATCCCGCGGGGCGACAAGGCGCTGCTCGACTTGTTGGCCGTGGGAGTGGTCGTGGCTGCCTTTCTCTCTGCGGCGGCGGCGCTGTTGCAGAGATGGCTGTCGGCGAAGGTCGGGGAGGGGCTCATCTTCGACCTGCGCGTGGCCCTGTTCGACCACGTCCAACACATGCCGCTCGCGTTCTTCACCCGAACCCGTACGGGCGCGCTCGTGAGCCGGCTCAACTCGGACGTGATAGGAGCGCAGAGGGCGCTCACCCAGACCCTCGGATCGGTCGTCTCGAACGTCGTCACGCTGGCGACGACCCTCACCGCCATGGCGGCGCTCGCCTGGCAGCTGACGCTCGCCTCGCTGGCCCTGCTCCCCGTCTTCCTCGTGCCCGCCAAGAGGGTGGGGAGGCGCCTTCAGCGCCTGACGAAGGATCGGATGGACCTCGACGCCGCGATGAGCTCGACGATGACCGAGCGTTTCTCGGTGGCCGGTGCCTTGCTCGCCAAGCTGTTCGGCCGACCCGACGAGGAAACGGCGCAGTTCGCCGAGAAGGCCGCTGCCGTGCGGGATTCGGGAGTGCGCGTTGCTCTGTTGGGTCGGGTGTTCTTCGTGACCCTCGGATTGGTAGGTGCGCTTGCAGTCGCCGCCATCTACTGGTGGGGCGGGAGGATGGTGCTGGCTGGTTCCCTCACGCTCGGCACCCTCGTGGCGCTGGCCGCGTTCGTGACTCGCATCTACGAGCCGCTCACGAGCCTCACAAACGCCAGGGTCGACCTCATGACGGCCTTCGTCTCGTTCGAACGCGTCTTCGAGGTGCTGGACACCCCGCACGCGATCTCAGACAAGGTCGACGCGGTCGATCTCGTCGAGCCTCGCGGCGAGATCGAATTCGACGACGTCTGGTTCACCCACCCCAGACCCGAACAGGTCTCGATCCGTTCGCTGGAGGACGTGACACACGCGTTCGGGGACGTCTCGGACCGGCCGGTCATAAGGGGCGTGAGCGCGCACGTAGCGCCCGGACAGAAGGTCGCGCTGGTCGGCCCCTCGGGGGCCGGGAAGACCACCCTCGCCCTGCTTGTCCCCCGCATCTACGACGTCACTTCCGGGGCGGTTCGCTTCGACGGCGTCGACGTGCGGGATCTCCGCCAGGCGTCGCTGAGGGCGGCGATCGGCATGGTGACCCAGGACCCCCACCTCTTCCACGACACCGTCGCGAACAACCTCCGCTACGCAAGGCCGGACGCCACCGACGAAGAACTCGTGGAGGCCTGCGTCCTGGCTCGTATCCACCACGTGATCGCCGCCCTTCCCGACGGATACGAGACCGTGGTCGGCGAGAGGGGCTATCGCCTGTCCGGCGGGGAGAAGCAGCGTCTGGCCATATCACGTGTCCTTTTGAAGAACCCGGCGGTGGTGATCCTCGACGAGGCCACCAGCCATCTCGACGCGGAGAACGAGGCCGCTGTGAGAGAAGCCTTGGAGGTCGCCCTCGAAGGTCGGACCGCCCTGGTCATAGCGCACCGACTCTCGACGGTCGCGGGAGCAGACCAGATCCTGTTCATGGAAGACGGCCGGATCGTCGAGACGGGCTCCCACGAGGACCTGGTGGCAGCCGGAGGACGCTACGCCCAGACGTACAAGGTGCTCATCGGCGCCGATCGATAGAGGAATCGCCCGAGGAGTCGAGAGCCCCGAGGCGTTCGCGCAGCCACGCGATGTCCTCTGCGCGTGCGTCCTCGGCAGTCTCGCAGACGACGTCACAGCCGGCCTGACGAACCACCTCGACGATGGCGTCCGGATCGATCTTCCCCCGCCCCAAGTGCTCGTGCCGGTCCCTTCCAGAACCCGCCTCGTCCTTGGAGTCGTTGCAGTGGACGAGGTCGATCCTTCCCGTGATCCGCCGTATGCGCTCAACGGCCGTGAGCAGATCCTCACCCGCCGCGTGAGCATGGCACGTGTCGAGGCAGAAGCCCACCCCCAGGTCCCCGATGTGTTCCCAGAGTCTTGCGATGACGTCGAAGTGGCGTGCCATCGCGTGCTGCCCGCCGGCCGTGTTCTCGATCAAGACGGGGACCTCGGACTCCAACGTCTCGAGCGCCTTCCGCCATCGCTCGAACCCGGCGACCAGGTCCTCGTCGGAGGTGACGTGACCACCGTGCACCACAACACCCGCCGCCCCGATGGCGGCTGCCGCCTCACAAGTCTGCTGCAGCAGCTTTCGCGAAGGTATTCGGATGCGGTTGTTCGGGGATGCCACGTTGATCACATAGGGCGCATGCACGTAGATGGGTATTGCGGCGGAGCGGAGCTCGTCGGCGTCGCTGCGAGGCGTCGGAGCCTTCCAACTCTGCGGATTTGAGAGGAATATCTGGACACATTCGGCTGCTTCCGCTTCTGCGACACCCAGCGGATCGTCTGCTCCGACGTGACCCCCGATGCGCACGCAGCAACCCTACTCGCCACAGCGCCCCGGGCCGACCCGATCCACTCCAGGGAGGGCTCGTGGAGTTCAGCCTGTCCGACCTAGCTCACGTCTCGCTAGCCACCGAGGGGAGGGTCCCAGCAGGTGGCGGTGGCCGTGGCCGCATACGGGTCGCCCAATAGCTCACACACGGGAGAGGAGAGTCTCCTCGGAGGGTCGGATTCCAGCAGGTCGTCACATCTCGGGGGCGAGGTGAGCGCGTTCCTGTCGACTTCCCGGGCGATCTCGACGACCCGTTCGAACAGTCTCCGTTCGGCCGCACCCAGCAGCGACAGGTCGTCGGAGACGAACACGGCTCCTCCGGATGCGGCCACTGCCTTCGCCCACGCCTCCACTGCCTCGGCGGAGAGATCGGTGTCCGTGGTCCGCAAGAGCAGGCAGTCCGGGTCGGAGATCCACAGCCTGCGATGCGTGAACGAGCGTGCCAGCGTGGCACTCCAGGCGTTGAGCACCGCCGGTTCGACCTCGGCGTAGGAGGGGAACATCGGCGAGACGACTTCCCAGTGGGGAGCCACGTCCGGCCCGATCCTCATCCCGTCCACCAGACCAAGCGCTGCGCCCAGCGGCGCTCCGCATCCGAGAAGGAACACGTCGTCGCCTGCGGCCTCCCGCACCGTCTCGAAGCCGATCCGCACGCGTTCGGCCGGGGTCATCTCCGGATCGGACCAGAGCCCCCGCAGCGACGGGGCGTACGTGAAGTCGAGCTTCAGGTACCTCCACCCCATCTCGACGAGCTCTCTCACCTGCGTCGCGAGATGCTCCCGTACCTCGGGGTTGGTGACGTCGAGGGCGAGTGCCCTCCCACCCCAGCCGGGGTTCACCATCCCAACCAGCTCTCCGCCGGTCTCGTGCATCGCCACCCATCCGGCACGACGGGCCGCTTCGGCTTCCGGCGAGACGAGGAAGGGAGCGATCCAAAGGCCCGGCACCATTCCGGCCCGCTCGATGCGTCCGGCCAACTCGCCCAGTCCTCGTGGGAAACGCTCGCTCGTTACCGTCCACTCCCCTATCTGCCGCTGGTAGCCGTCGTCTACTTGAAATATGTCGAACGGCCAGTCGGCGGCCGCGGCGAGGTTGGAGAGGATCTTCTGCTCGTCGATGTCGTGGAAGTACTGGTACCAGCTGCACCATCCCACGGGGAGAGGCTTGCGGGGACTCGTCACTCCCTCTGCGGCGGCGAGAGCGTCGCACCACGCGACCAGCATGTCGTGGTGGTCGCCTCCCACCCACGAGACGACGTCGTGCAGCGTCCTCGCGACCGACGGCCGGAGAAGCGCTCCCCCCAGATGCGCCTCGACCGCGAGCTCCGGTCCCTCTTCGGTCGCCGTAACGCGGAAGGTGCCGTCGTGGCGACTACCTCCGAGGAAACCCAGACACCAGATCCCACCCGAACCGTCCGCCAGGAGCGTCACCAGCTCGGAGCGCAGCTCCTCTTCCCCCGCCGGCTCCTGGTCGGCGTGGTGCATCCCGCGCAGCAGCGAGGGCACGTAACCGACGGTCGACGGGTCGAGGTCTCTGCCGACCACTGCCACACCGCAGGGTGACCACGACTGGAAGCCGTGGCGGAACATGCGCAGAGGTCCCGCGTGCTCGACTTGGAAGACCAGCCTCACGGCCCGCACCCGGACCGCCGCGGACTCGGCGTTGGTCAACTCCCATGCGATCAGTCGGCTCGGCCCGGCCCGGGACTCGTCGGTCGGACTCCGCCGCGTCGCCTCCGCCCGAGCGGAGCTCGACGCCCACGCCGCCATCGAACTTGGCTCGCCCACCTCGACCGTGAGCTCACAGGGGCCGAGCCGAAGCCTGCCGGTCTCGCCACCCCAGGCGGACGACCAGCAGTGCCCGGGGTGCGCGGGGTCTGCCCTGTCTGCCCACAGCTCGGCGCGTAGGGGTCGGATTTCCACGGTCCGACACTACGTCCCCTGCCGCCGACACGCTCGGGCCGCGTGGGAAGGAGGAACACAGTGGTAGACGGCGACAGATGGGAGCACATGTCGGCCGGGACCTCGCGGGCCGAGCCCGGCTAGCGTGATCGACGTGTCGATGGCTGACGACACGTTCACGGTCGGCGAGCTGAACGAACTCCTGCGGGAAGGTGTCCGCACCCTCTTCCCCGAGGCGATCTGGGTGCAGGGAGAGATCGGCTCGCTGGATCGCAGCCGGAACGGCCACGTGTTCTTCGAACTGCATGACCCGCCGGAGGACTCTTCGGGTCGAGTACCCGCCCGAATCAACGTCGTGCTGTTGGCCCGTGACAGATCCAGCGTGAACCGGACGCTGAGGGAGGCGGGAAACACCGTCCGGATGCGTGACGGGCTCTCCATCCGGATCAAGGCCTTCGTCGACGTCTACGCCCCGGCGGGGCGCCTCCAGCTGCGCATGGTGGGCATCGATCCCACACACACGCTCGGGGAGCTCGAGCTGCGGCGCCTGCAGACCATCGCCCGGCTCGAGAAGGAGGGGTTGCGGCACCGCAACGCGCGACTCCCGTTTCCACCGTTCCCCTACAGGATCGGCCTTGTGACGGCGGAGGGGTCGGCTGCCGAGGCGGACTTCCTCCACGAGCTGGAGGCCTCGGGGCTTTCCTGGAATGTGCTCTTGGCGTACGCCGCGATGCAGGGAGCGGACTGCGAGAGGTCGGTCCGCTCTGCTCTGTTGACCCTGGAGAAGATGCGTCCGGATGCGATCGCGGTGGTCCGCGGAGGCGGTGCGAGGACGGACCTCGCCGTGTTCGATTCGGAGCTGTTGGCTCGCACCGTCGCACTGCTGGACATACCGGTGGTGGTCGGCATCGGTCACGAGACGGATCGTTCCGTGCTGGACGAGGTTGCCCACGTCTCGTGCAAGACGCCGACCGCGGCCGCCGCCCATCTCGTCTCGGTGGCCATCGGGGCGGTCGAGCGCGCCGAGCAGGCATGGGAGGAGGTGCGCTCGGCCTCCCTGGAGACGCTGCGAGGTCATCGGCAGAGGATCGAGTCGTTCGCACACTCGGCGAGGTCGTCGACGTCGAGACGCACGACCCTCGCCCGCCAGGAAGTGGAGAGGAAGGTCCGCTCGATCCTCACGAGGGGAGTGGCGCGACTGGCGGCCGACGACGAGAGGATCTCCGGCTGTGGCTCACGGGTCGCGGCCAGGTCTTCGACCATCCTGCGCCACCACAGAGATCGGGTGGGCACGTTCGAGCGGATCGTGAGCCTCGCAGATCCGGCCCGCCAGCTCGCACGGGGCTGGTCGCTCACTTACACGCGGGACGGAAAGCTCCTCCGCTCCCCGGCCGACGTGGAGAAGGGCGACGATCTGGTGACTATCGTCGCGGCGGGTCGGGTCTCCTCCACGGTGACGGGCGCCGAGATCCGACCCACACGATTCGTCGTCGAAGGTCCTGGGGTCGCCGACGAGTTCACAGATGACACGAGAAGCTGACATCCCCTACGCAGAGGCTCTGCGGGAGCTGGAAGAGATCGTCTCCCGTATCGAGCGGGACAACCTCGACGTGGACAGGCTGGTCGAGGACGTCCGTCGCGCGGCCGAGTTGATAAGGGTCTGCCGCCGTCGACTGGATCAGGCGACCGTAGAGATAGAGCAGATCGTCGCGGACATCGAGTCCGAGATCGATCAACCTCGCCTCGAGGTGGCGGCTTCGAGTCGCGCTCGGAACACGCACGGGGCCGAAGAAGGTTTCTCAGACGAGGAGATCGCAGAGACGGACTACGTTTCCGGCGAATGCGAGGAAGGCGAGGAGGAAGGGGAATGGTCGTGACCGTCGCCCCTGCGGAACGCAAGCTCACGACGGAACTGGTGGTGCAGGCCGCTAGGAAGATCGTCGCAGAACATGGCGTGGCCGGGTTGTCGTTGAGGAGGCTCGCGGCCGACCTCGGGGTTACCGCCCCGGCCCTCTACGGACACGTCGGGAACAAGGAGAACCTCCTCAGGCTGGTCGCGGCCGAGGAGTACCGGGAACTGGCCACGCGCATGCGGACGGTGGACGAACCGGACCCCGTGAGACGCATCAAGGCGAACGCCTTCGTGTACTTCCAATACGCTCTCGAGAGCCCCGGGCGGTTCGGCGTCCTCTTCGCCTTCCGGCCGTGGGCGCCGACGGACCTCGCGGACGCCGAGGGAGATCCGACGCTTCATCCGGACGCCGCCGAGATGTTCGAGGTTGCCGTCGCCTCGGTCCGGGAAGCCGTCGAAGAGGGCCTCATCGACCGGACCGACCCGTTTGAGGCGGCGCTGTGCGTGTGGGCCGCTGTGCACGGAGCGGTGACCGTGGCCCTACTCGGCCTCGGGCTCGGCGAGGGTGTCGAGCTCCGCCTCTTCGAGGACGTGGTCGACACGGTGCTCGTCGGCATGGGAGCCGACCGGTCCCGGCTGCAGGGGGTAGCGGTGGGCGTTCAGCCGGAGGCTCGAGCGTAGAGCCGGAGAGCCTCGTCGAGCGAGCACTCGACGACCCCCGGCTCGGCGACCGTCGCTTCCAGCCACTCGGGACGCACCACGCAACAGACGGCTATCGCCGGGTCGACGCTCCCGTATTCGATGGCGTGCCTCACCCAGGTCACCGCGTAGTCCGGAGGCCTGACGTCGCGGGACAGCTCGACCAGGGCGAACGGGTCCGGCGGCCCGGGGTCTGCTCCCACCGCGACCGCCGCTATCCACGGGGAGCCGGGCCGTATGCCCCCGCCTATCAGGCCGGGCCCGTCGCAGAGGATCGCCCCGACCACTGCGTCGGCGCGTGCCCCGGCTGCCAGCAGCGCTATGTAGGCGCCGAGTCCCCTTCCGAGCAGGGTCGCCCGCCCGAGATGGCAGAGTGCTGCGTCGACGTCGGCCATCAGCACCTCCGCCGTGTACCCGCCTCCTACGGGGATGGTGGACTCGCCGTGGCCGGTGAAGTCCAACCCCCACACCGACCCTGGCCACTCTCCGAGCCATTCCGGGACCTTCGAGGGGGTGCGCTCGCCGAGTCCGTGCAACAGCAGCAGGTCGTGCCCGTCTTCGGCAGCTCGCAGCCGGTGCAGCGCCAGTCGCACCCTCCCGTGTGTCAGGTAGACCGTCTCTCCGCTCACCTCGACTCTTCCAAGAACTCCAACACCATCTTCGCCACCCGTTCGGGCTGTTCGATGTGTATGAAGTGGCCCGCGTCCTCGAACACCTCCAGCCGACCTCTGGGCGGGAGATAGGGGGTCACGTCCTCGGGTTGGGTGCCCCACCCCATCAGCTCCGGTTGCATGCCCAACATCCCGAGCACCGGGATGGCCAGTCCGGGGAGACGCCCTAGCGACCACTCGGGGTTCCAGGGACCGAACCCTCCGAAACGCAGGGCAGGGTCCAGCTTCCAGCGCCATCCCTCCGGGGTGAGCTCGGCGCCGACGGTGACCAGGTAGCGGAGCCACTCCCTGTCGAGGCGGGTGTTCATCCGCCCCCGCCGCTCGGCGAGCTCGTCGATGGTTCCCGGTCGACGCATCTTGGAGGCAATCGCACGCCTGTGCTCCAACCAGGCCTGCACCTCGGCGTGCCGCATCCGGGTGCGTTCCCGGTCGGGGACGTCGGGCGCATTGCGGGCAGAGGGAAGGCCGTCGATGTTCACGAGGTGGCTCACCCGGTGGGGCATGGCGTCGGCGAGCTCCATCATGAGGCTCCCGCCCTTGGAGTGGCCGATCAAGGGAACCGGCCTGCGGGTCGTGGAGTCGAGCACCGCGAGCGCGTCCCGTACGTCCGCCGACCAGCTGTAGAGGTGACAGTGGGCCGAGTCCCCGTGACCTCGCTGGTCCCAGGAGACGACCCGCCACCCGCCGTCTGCGAGCAGCGGGGCGAAGACGTCGAACGTCCTGGCGAAGTCGAGACCGCCGTGAGCGAGCAGCAGCGGTGGGGCGTCCGGGTCGCCCCATTCGTACACAGCTATGCGTACCCCTGCCGCATCCACGGTCCTGCGGCGGTCGGGGGCGCGAGCGCCCGGGTAGTGGACGAAAGGAGCCTCGGTCGTCGCTGTCACGACCGCGAGGCTACGCGTATGGAGAGACCACGCGTCTTGAGAGGCCGTGACGTCTGAAGAGGCCTTGGCTTGTGAAGAGGCCGTGCGTCGTCGCCACCCGACCGGGATGGGCGGCGGGAGATCCGGGCTGCAAGTTAGGGTGACGGCGTGGAGCTGGGCGACGTCCATCAGGCGGTGGAGATGCGGCTCGCCCGTGAAGGCCTGCGCTACACCGCGGCCAGGCGGTCGCTGGTGGCGGCGCTGGTTGCGGCGGCCAGGCCGCTCACCATTCCCGAGCTGGTGCAGGCGGGTGAGGGTCTGGCGGTGAGCTCGGCTTACCGCAACCTGGCCGTGTTGGAGACGGTGGGTGTGGTCGAGCGGGTGGTCACCCCGGACGACCACCAGCGCTGGGAGCTCTCCGGTGACCTGCGTGGGCATCACCACCACCTGGTCTGCGTCGTCTGCGGCGGTGTGGAGGACTTCGATCTGCCGGGTGAGCTGGAGGAGTCGCTGGGTCGCGTCGTCGGGCTGGCGGCCGCGAACGGTTTCGAGGTGGAAGACCACCGGCTGGACCTGATCGGTCGATGTGGGGAGTGTCGATGAGATGGGAGGAGCGGTGAGCGGACGGTTCTTCGGCGAGGTGGATGCCGCTTTCGAGCCGGTGCGGGAGGCCTTCGCAGAGAACTTCTCTGCGGGGCGGGAGACCGGAGCGGCCCTGTGCGTATACGTGGACGGGAGGTGTGTCGTCGACTTGTGGGGTGGCGTTGCCGACTCTGCGTCCGGCAGGCCGTGGGAGCGCGACACGCTGCAGCTCGTCTTCTCGACCACGAAGGGTGCGACGGCTCTCTGCGCACAGCTGTTGGCGGCACGTGGGATCCTCGATCTGGACGCCCCCGTGGCCTCGGTCTGGCCGGAGTTCGCCGAGGCCGGGAAGGAAGGGGTCACGGTGCGGCATCTCCTCCGCCACGAGGCGGGGCTTGCGTGGGTGGACCGACCGCTCTCGTTGGACGAGGTTCTGGCCTGGGATCCGGTCGTGCGTGCGTTGGAGAGCCAGCGCCCCGCCTGGCAGCCGGGTACACGCCACGGATATCACGCCGTCACCTTCGGTCATCTGGTGGGCGAGGTGGTGAGACGGTTGGACGGCCGCAGCCTTGGGCGTTTCTTCGCCGAAGAAGTGGCCGCTCCGCTCGGTTTGGACTTCTGGATCGGCCTGCCCGCCTCCGAACATCACAGGGTCGCCCTACTCGAGTCGCCGGAGGTCCCCTTCGACGACCCTGCGGTGGCGGCTGTTGTGGAGCAGGTGCTCGGACCGGATACCCCGCTCGGCAAGGCGCTCTTCATGGGGGGAGCGTTCGGTGCGGGGCGGTTCGACACGTTCAACCTGCCCGAGGTGTGGTCGGCTGAGATCCCCGCCGCGAACGGGATATGCGACGCTCGGTCGTTGGCGAAGATGTACGCGGCGTGCGTGTCGGAGGTCGACGGGCTACGGCTGCTGGACGACGGTCACGTCGACGAGATCGTCTCGGACCGGACGGAAGGACCGGACGCGGTGCTCTTCGAGATGGACATGCAGCACGCCGGGGGGTTCATGGTGCCGACGGGTTTCGTGAAGTTGGGTGGGCCGCGCAGCTTCGGGCACTACGGGGCGGGAGGTTCGGTGGGTTTCGCCGACCCGGACGCACGTGTCGGCTTCGGCTATGTGATGAACCGGATGTTCGTCGGGCTCACGGGTGACCCGCGCACACAGACGCTCATCGACGCGGTGTACGAGTGTCTGTGACGACGTCCCCGCCCCAGCGACGAGTCCCTCGTGGCGGGACGGGCGCCGCCGAATGCCGACTACGGGATCTCCGCTGGACGGGATAGCCGAGGAGGTGGGGGAGACGTCAAAAGACCCCGGCGGTCGCCGGGCTCCTACCGGCCCTGGACGTACGGGGCGGTTGGTGCGCCTCGGATGGGTCGCGGCATGCGTTGGGTGCGCGGTCGTCGTCTTCTCGCTGGTGTACGCCTGGCGGGCCGGGGTGGACGGCGGACGGCATCTAGGGTCGGGCGT encodes:
- the tadA gene encoding tRNA-specific adenosine deaminase, with the translated sequence MGSNPTPSAVSESPASSDRTASSDRTVPSDQTLMRAALEEAHKAVDRSEVPVGAVVALGGEIVARAHNRREELGDPTAHAEILALREAAARIGSWRLDGATVAVTLEPCPMCAGALVAARVARVVYGAPDPKAGALGSLYNLAADPRLNHSFELRWGVEEAACSALLSSFFESLRRTERGGATCGSGG
- a CDS encoding ABC transporter ATP-binding protein, translated to MRFRGLIGHDPAEVEGARISGDLVRRVWRFARPYRTMIFAFVGTIVASSLLQLVPPLLFREIIDRAIPRGDKALLDLLAVGVVVAAFLSAAAALLQRWLSAKVGEGLIFDLRVALFDHVQHMPLAFFTRTRTGALVSRLNSDVIGAQRALTQTLGSVVSNVVTLATTLTAMAALAWQLTLASLALLPVFLVPAKRVGRRLQRLTKDRMDLDAAMSSTMTERFSVAGALLAKLFGRPDEETAQFAEKAAAVRDSGVRVALLGRVFFVTLGLVGALAVAAIYWWGGRMVLAGSLTLGTLVALAAFVTRIYEPLTSLTNARVDLMTAFVSFERVFEVLDTPHAISDKVDAVDLVEPRGEIEFDDVWFTHPRPEQVSIRSLEDVTHAFGDVSDRPVIRGVSAHVAPGQKVALVGPSGAGKTTLALLVPRIYDVTSGAVRFDGVDVRDLRQASLRAAIGMVTQDPHLFHDTVANNLRYARPDATDEELVEACVLARIHHVIAALPDGYETVVGERGYRLSGGEKQRLAISRVLLKNPAVVILDEATSHLDAENEAAVREALEVALEGRTALVIAHRLSTVAGADQILFMEDGRIVETGSHEDLVAAGGRYAQTYKVLIGADR
- the end gene encoding putative endonuclease 4, with the protein product MRIGGHVGADDPLGVAEAEAAECVQIFLSNPQSWKAPTPRSDADELRSAAIPIYVHAPYVINVASPNNRIRIPSRKLLQQTCEAAAAIGAAGVVVHGGHVTSDEDLVAGFERWRKALETLESEVPVLIENTAGGQHAMARHFDVIARLWEHIGDLGVGFCLDTCHAHAAGEDLLTAVERIRRITGRIDLVHCNDSKDEAGSGRDRHEHLGRGKIDPDAIVEVVRQAGCDVVCETAEDARAEDIAWLRERLGALDSSGDSSIDRRR
- a CDS encoding exodeoxyribonuclease 7 large subunit, yielding MADDTFTVGELNELLREGVRTLFPEAIWVQGEIGSLDRSRNGHVFFELHDPPEDSSGRVPARINVVLLARDRSSVNRTLREAGNTVRMRDGLSIRIKAFVDVYAPAGRLQLRMVGIDPTHTLGELELRRLQTIARLEKEGLRHRNARLPFPPFPYRIGLVTAEGSAAEADFLHELEASGLSWNVLLAYAAMQGADCERSVRSALLTLEKMRPDAIAVVRGGGARTDLAVFDSELLARTVALLDIPVVVGIGHETDRSVLDEVAHVSCKTPTAAAAHLVSVAIGAVERAEQAWEEVRSASLETLRGHRQRIESFAHSARSSTSRRTTLARQEVERKVRSILTRGVARLAADDERISGCGSRVAARSSTILRHHRDRVGTFERIVSLADPARQLARGWSLTYTRDGKLLRSPADVEKGDDLVTIVAAGRVSSTVTGAEIRPTRFVVEGPGVADEFTDDTRS
- a CDS encoding hydrolase, with translation MTATTEAPFVHYPGARAPDRRRTVDAAGVRIAVYEWGDPDAPPLLLAHGGLDFARTFDVFAPLLADGGWRVVSWDQRGHGDSAHCHLYSWSADVRDALAVLDSTTRRPVPLIGHSKGGSLMMELADAMPHRVSHLVNIDGLPSARNAPDVPDRERTRMRHAEVQAWLEHRRAIASKMRRPGTIDELAERRGRMNTRLDREWLRYLVTVGAELTPEGWRWKLDPALRFGGFGPWNPEWSLGRLPGLAIPVLGMLGMQPELMGWGTQPEDVTPYLPPRGRLEVFEDAGHFIHIEQPERVAKMVLEFLEESR
- a CDS encoding esterase, giving the protein MGGAVSGRFFGEVDAAFEPVREAFAENFSAGRETGAALCVYVDGRCVVDLWGGVADSASGRPWERDTLQLVFSTTKGATALCAQLLAARGILDLDAPVASVWPEFAEAGKEGVTVRHLLRHEAGLAWVDRPLSLDEVLAWDPVVRALESQRPAWQPGTRHGYHAVTFGHLVGEVVRRLDGRSLGRFFAEEVAAPLGLDFWIGLPASEHHRVALLESPEVPFDDPAVAAVVEQVLGPDTPLGKALFMGGAFGAGRFDTFNLPEVWSAEIPAANGICDARSLAKMYAACVSEVDGLRLLDDGHVDEIVSDRTEGPDAVLFEMDMQHAGGFMVPTGFVKLGGPRSFGHYGAGGSVGFADPDARVGFGYVMNRMFVGLTGDPRTQTLIDAVYECL